The proteins below are encoded in one region of Triticum aestivum cultivar Chinese Spring chromosome 1B, IWGSC CS RefSeq v2.1, whole genome shotgun sequence:
- the LOC123150102 gene encoding tRNA ligase 1, giving the protein MTASNANSSCNCSNTCSSEGAADQGDNLSRLFTDFAVDNNTFAEARIRAAFYPKFENDNSDRQTRTRMIEMVSCGSATMEVTLKHSGSLFMYAGHRGGAYSKNSFGNIYTAVGVFVLDRMFREAWGKEAPKKQAEFNDVLEKKRINISMELVTAVLGDHGQRPKDDYAVVIAVTELGHGKPRFYSTPQVIAFCQEWRLPTNHVWLFSTRKSATSFFATYDALCEEGTATPVCTALGEIADICIPGSKDHVMVQGEILEGLVARIVSRESLVQMEQVLKNFSHPPLDGVDSDLGPSLREICAAYRSDENQKIKVLLENVGSSICPDHSDWFGSGGLDAQSQDADESVVTCFLQAHPTDNTTKKLQEMIRVIKQRNFPVALKCYQKVDSLSNDNLYYKMVIHVHSDYVFTSYRQEMRKKQGLWPLYRGFFVDVNLFKANNRKAAEHPKDSNTLLKNIDGAENSDEDSNLMVKLKFLTYKVRTFLIRNGLSTLFEDGPSDYRDDCLRQMENWGTSASKQKELCELLDEWAVYITRKCGNNAPSSWTYLSEAEPFFEQYAKANQDLIGAAGELVQASSPTTSLNGVSKPEGLIVFFPGIPGCAKSALCKELLKMPGGLGDNRPLHSLMGDLLTKKAKYWQKVADERKKEPFTITLADKNAPNEQVWRQIENMCGTTKAAAVPVVPDSEGTDTNPFSLDALAVFMFRVLQRVNHEGNLDKASQNAGKVVLEFYNLYDGKNRREFEGRLHERFGSLVKMPLLKPDRAPLPGDVKSILDEGLSLFKLDRSRHGRRVEPSEWTQWEERLREILLENADYLKSIQVPFEAAVKQVVEQLKAVAKGDIKPPDTAKRRLGNIVFAAVTLSPADVLGLVRKVAEKDTDVDNFLNGIKLEDSLKNKVHVTLAHKRVHGVAAVASYAVYEKQELAVSFNAFVYTDKMAALEAQIGTVNGETIVCRNDWPHVTLWTAAGVAPKEANTLPQLVSQGKAKRVPVDPPITISGVVDLNCL; this is encoded by the exons ATGACGGCATCCAACGCAAATTCGTCATGTAATTG TTCAAATACCTGTTCCTCGGAGGGGGCAGCTGACCAGGGTGATAACCTTTCGAGGCTGTTCACGGACTTCGCCGTGGACAACAACACGTTCGCGGAGGCGCGCATCAGGGCCGCTTTCTACCCCAAATTCGAAAATGACAATTCCGATCGACAG ACAAGGACTCGGATGATTGAGATGGTGTCGTGTGGCTCAGCTACCATGGAG GTTACGCTGAAGCATTCAGGATCTCTATTCATGTATGCCGGTCACCGTGGTGGAGCATATTCCAAGAACAGCTTTGGAAATAT CTACACTGCTGTGGGCGTTTTTGTCCTGGACCGTATGTTTCGTGAAGCTTGGGGGAAGGAAGCCCCTAAAAAGCAAGCCGAATTTAATGATGTTCTTGAG AAAAAACGGATAAACATTTCAATGGAACTTGTGACGGCTGTATTAGGAGACCATGGGCAAAGGCCAAAGGATGACTATG CCGTGGTTATAGCTGTAACAGAGTTAGGTCATGGCAAACCAAGGTTCTATTCTACTCCACAAGTGATTGCCTTTTGTCAAGAATGGCGCCTACCAACAAATCATGTGTGGCTATTTTCCACAAG GAAATCTGCCACTTCTTTTTTCGCTACCTACGATGCATTGTGTGAAGAGGGGACTGCCACGCCGGTTTGCACAGCCCTTGGCGAAATAGCTGATATATGTATACCAG GGTCAAAGGATCATGTGATGGTACAGGGTGAGATTCTTGAAGGCCTGGTTGCCCGTATTGTTAGCCGTGAAAGTTTGGTTCAAATGGAACAAGTCTTGAAAAACTTCTCACATCCTCCACTAGATGGAG TTGACTCTGATTTGGGACCAAGTTTACGTGAAATATGCGCCGCTTATAGGTCAGATGAAAACCAG AAAATTAAAGTACTTCTTGAAAATGTTGGATCTTCAATATGTCCAGACCATTCTGATTGGTTTGGAAGTGGTGGTCTTGATGCTCAGTCTCAAGACGCTGATGAATCGGTTGTCACTTGCTTTTTGCAAGCACATCCTACTGACAATACAACTAAGAAATTGCAG GAGATGATTCGTGTGATCAAGCAGAGAAATTTCCCTGTAGCACTCAAATGTTACCAAAAAGTTGATTCTCTTTCAAATGATAACTTGTATTACAAGATGGTTATCCATGTGCACAGTGATTATGTTTTTACAAGTTATCGGCAAGAGATGAG GAAAAAGCAAGGGTTATGGCCACTGTATAGGG GTTTCTTCGTTGATGTAAACCTGTTCAAGGCGAATAATAGGAAGGCTGCTGAACATCCCAAAGACAGTAACACTTTACTGAAAAATATTGATGGTGCCGAGAACAGTGACGAGGATTCAAATTTGATGGTCAAACTAAAATTCCTGACTTATAAG GTAAGGACATTTTTAATTCGGAATGGCCTCTCCACCCTCTTCGAAGATGGCCCATCTGATTATAGAGATGATTGCCTGAG ACAAATGGAGAATTGGGGAACATCAGCAAGTAAACAGAAGGAGCTTTGCGAACTGTTGGATGAATG GGCTGTGTATATTACAAGAAAGTGCGGAAATAATGCACCCTCGTCCTGGACGTATCTTAGCGAGGCAGAGCCTTTCTTTGAACAATATGCTAAAGCAAACCAGGATTTGATAGGGGCTGCTGGTGAATTGGTTCAAGCGTCTAGTCCTACTACGTCCCTCAATGGTGTTTCAAAACCCGAGGGCCTCATCGTCTTCTTTCCTG GTATACCTGGTTGTGCAAAGTCTGCTCTATGCAAGGAACTATTGAAAATGCCTGGTGGCCTTGGTGATAATCGCCCTCTTCATAGTCTGATGGGAGATCTTCTTACTAAAAAAG CAAAATACTGGCAAAAGGTTGCTGACGAGCGGAAAAAGGAACCATTTACAATAACCCTCGCCGACAAAAACGCACCAAATGAGCAAGTGTGGCGGCAG ATTGAGAATATGTGTGGGACCACAAAAGCGGCTGCTGTTCCTGTTGTTCCTGATTCTGAAG GCACCGACACAAATCCATTTTCTCTTGATGCTCTTGCTGTTTTCATGTTTCGCGTACTCCAGCGGGTCAATCATGAG GGAAATCTGGACAAGGCATCACAGAATGCTGGTAAAGTTGTGCTAGAGTTTTACAACCTCTATGATGGCAAG AATCGAAGAGAATTCGAAGGCCGACTGCACGAGCGTTTCGGCTCCTTGGTTAAGATGCCTCTCCTCAAGCCAGATAG AGCTCCATTGCCTGGTGATGTCAAAAGTATCTTAGACGAGGGGCTTAGCTTATTCAAATTGGATCGAAGCAGGCATGGAAGAAG AGTGGAGCCATCAGAATGGACACAGTGGGAGGAGAGGTTGCGCGAGATCTTGTTGGAGAATGCTGATTATCTTAAATCCATTCAG GTTCCGTTTGAGGCTGCGGTGAAACAAGTAGTGGAACAGTTAAAGGCCGTGGCAAAAGGTGATATCAAACCACCTGATACTGCGAAGCGGAGGTTGGGCAATATCGTTTTTGCTGCTGTTACATTATCCCCGGCAGACGTATTGGGCCTTGTCCGGAAG GTTGCAGAGAAGGACACGGATGTCGACAATTTTCTCAACGGCATAAAATTAGAGGATAGCCTCAAGAACAAGGTGCATGTCACCCTCGCCCACAAAAGGGTCCATGGTGTAGCCGCGGTCGCAAGTTATGCGGTCTACGAGAAGCAGGAACTAGCCGTATCGTTTAACGCCTTCGTCTACACCGATAAGATGGCTGCCCTCGAGGCACAGATTGGAACGGTAAACGGAGAGACCATTGTCTGCAGAAATGATTGGCCACATGTTACTCTATGGACAGCTGCAGGCGTGGCACCAAAGGAAGCAAACACACTGCCGCAGTTGGTTTCCCAGGGAAAAGCAAAGCGGGTGCCGGTCGACCCTCCTATCACCATCTCTGGAGTTGTCGACTTGAACTGTCTTTAG